In one window of Streptomyces sp. FXJ1.172 DNA:
- a CDS encoding 2-oxoglutarate and iron-dependent oxygenase domain-containing protein, with product MAQSTALSVIDISRFHAPDADRDAFRAELRSAAHEVGLSYVTGNGVPAALREEVLSAARHFFTLPELKDIVSRWQAQALRVSREVLRALAAALGQDEGCFDQWFDDEAAVPVKIVSPDTTTEP from the coding sequence ATGGCCCAGTCCACAGCCCTGTCTGTCATCGACATCTCTCGCTTCCACGCCCCGGACGCCGACCGCGACGCCTTCCGCGCCGAACTCCGCTCCGCCGCACATGAGGTGGGCTTGTCCTACGTCACCGGGAACGGCGTCCCCGCAGCACTGCGGGAGGAGGTGCTGAGCGCGGCACGCCACTTCTTCACGCTGCCGGAGCTGAAGGACATCGTGTCGCGCTGGCAGGCGCAAGCGCTGCGGGTGAGCCGTGAGGTGCTGCGGGCGCTCGCGGCGGCCCTCGGACAGGACGAGGGCTGCTTCGACCAGTGGTTCGACGACGAGGCGGCCGTGCCCGTGAAGATCGTGTCACCGGACACCACCACCGAGCCGTAG
- a CDS encoding LLM class flavin-dependent oxidoreductase, with protein sequence MSGPALHLAVEIDGDGAHPAAWRRAAHSPDQLLTPRRVAQVATIAENAGFTLITLDDGVLPPGASPDPVGRIGAVERAAFIAASTSTIGIAPVVPVTYAEPFHVSGQLASLDHISAGRAGWVVTEEERAEAARAWGRQLIADAAARARESRDGVEVARALWDSWEDDAVIRSVATSRYLDRERLHYIDFTGEAYAVKGPAIVPRPPQGQLVVLGRPDRVPAAQLDVALVEGRELAEVAAAAAAAGTPRVFAEVDVALDTPQASAAERVADLERHASWTDRRWLRHVGSADQLVSLLAELSRHVDGVRLHPLVLDEDLPVLSRLVLPALSERRLVARPLPGTSLRSTLGLERPANRFAAMAAAAQEDAR encoded by the coding sequence TTGTCCGGCCCTGCCCTGCACCTCGCCGTCGAGATCGACGGCGACGGCGCCCACCCCGCGGCCTGGCGCCGCGCCGCCCACTCCCCCGATCAACTGCTCACACCGCGCCGCGTGGCCCAGGTCGCCACCATCGCCGAGAACGCCGGGTTCACGCTGATCACGCTGGACGACGGCGTGCTGCCGCCCGGCGCCTCACCGGATCCGGTGGGCCGTATCGGCGCGGTGGAGCGGGCAGCCTTCATCGCGGCGTCCACGAGCACCATCGGGATCGCGCCCGTCGTCCCGGTCACGTATGCCGAACCCTTCCATGTCTCCGGCCAGCTGGCGTCCCTGGACCACATTTCCGCCGGTCGCGCCGGGTGGGTGGTGACGGAGGAGGAGCGTGCCGAGGCGGCGCGTGCCTGGGGGCGGCAGCTGATCGCCGACGCCGCCGCACGGGCCCGGGAGTCCCGTGACGGCGTGGAGGTGGCCCGCGCCCTGTGGGACTCGTGGGAGGACGACGCGGTCATCCGGTCCGTGGCCACCAGCCGCTACCTCGACCGCGAGCGGCTGCACTACATCGACTTCACGGGCGAGGCGTATGCCGTCAAGGGCCCGGCGATCGTGCCGCGCCCGCCTCAGGGGCAGCTTGTCGTCCTGGGCAGGCCGGACCGGGTTCCCGCCGCACAGCTCGACGTCGCTCTCGTCGAAGGGCGCGAACTCGCGGAAGTCGCCGCGGCCGCTGCCGCCGCCGGTACGCCCCGCGTCTTCGCCGAGGTCGACGTGGCGCTGGACACCCCGCAGGCCTCGGCCGCCGAGCGCGTCGCCGACCTGGAACGGCACGCGTCGTGGACCGACCGGAGGTGGCTGCGTCACGTCGGCTCGGCGGACCAATTGGTCTCACTGCTGGCTGAGTTGAGCCGTCACGTCGACGGCGTACGGCTGCACCCGCTGGTGCTGGACGAGGACCTGCCCGTCCTCTCCCGCCTCGTCCTGCCGGCCCTGTCCGAGCGACGCCTCGTCGCCCGCCCGCTGCCCGGTACGTCCCTGCGCTCGACCCTGGGTCTGGAGCGCCCCGCCAATCGCTTCGCAGCCATGGCCGCGGCCGCCCAGGAGGATGCCCGATGA
- a CDS encoding NtaA/DmoA family FMN-dependent monooxygenase (This protein belongs to a clade of FMN-dependent monooxygenases, within a broader family of flavin-dependent oxidoreductases, the luciferase-like monooxygenase (LMM) family, some of whose members use coenzyme F420 rather than FMN.), whose translation MTRTDPLDVPRPHAQLHFGVFFQGVNHWTIWSAPDSGSQIDPASFRRVAQTAERGLFDAFFLGEGLRLREVDGRIHDLDVAGRPDAITQLAALAAVTHQIGLVSTSNSTFNEPADLARRLSGLDLLSEGRAGWNVVTTDNAWTGANFRRGGYLDHADRYRRAEEFLTVARALWDGWGDGAIADSAGAREWSVPGAVHRVRHRGAQFDVDLAPTLPRSAQGHPVIFQAGDSGEGRDFAARNADVIFSAHGNVFDDALAFAEDIRTRLRAVGRPDDDLRILPGTEIIIGATEEEAQEKKRWIRLQQVTPATALGIAGLLWGIDLSDRDADGPLPNEDPVVTENDGSFGARRITDPRAVVAEWRAKAEAHGWSLRETVIALGPQRGHVGTPSGLADKFAHFVRHGAIDGFNVTPYLIPDGLDDIVDLLVPELQDRGIYRTEYSGTTLREHLGLRAPLTHRSAPDRRQAG comes from the coding sequence ATGACCCGCACCGACCCCCTCGACGTCCCCCGGCCACACGCCCAGCTGCACTTCGGAGTGTTCTTCCAGGGCGTCAACCACTGGACCATCTGGTCCGCCCCCGACAGCGGCTCCCAGATCGACCCTGCCTCCTTCCGCCGGGTCGCCCAGACCGCCGAACGGGGCCTGTTCGACGCGTTCTTCCTCGGCGAGGGACTGCGGCTGCGCGAGGTCGACGGCAGAATCCATGACCTCGACGTGGCCGGACGGCCGGACGCCATCACCCAGCTCGCGGCGCTGGCCGCGGTCACCCACCAGATCGGCCTGGTCTCCACCTCCAACTCCACCTTCAACGAACCCGCCGATCTGGCCCGCCGCCTCTCCGGACTCGACCTGCTCTCCGAGGGCCGCGCCGGCTGGAACGTGGTGACCACGGACAACGCCTGGACCGGCGCGAACTTCCGCCGCGGCGGCTACCTCGACCACGCCGACCGCTATCGGCGCGCCGAGGAGTTCCTCACCGTCGCCCGCGCGTTGTGGGACGGCTGGGGGGACGGAGCAATCGCCGACTCCGCGGGTGCACGGGAATGGTCGGTGCCCGGTGCCGTACACCGAGTACGGCACCGCGGAGCGCAGTTCGACGTCGACCTCGCCCCGACCCTGCCGCGCAGCGCCCAGGGCCACCCGGTGATCTTCCAGGCCGGTGACTCCGGCGAGGGACGCGACTTCGCCGCCCGCAACGCCGACGTCATCTTCTCCGCGCACGGCAACGTCTTCGACGACGCACTCGCCTTTGCCGAGGACATACGCACCCGTCTGCGCGCCGTCGGCCGACCCGACGACGACCTGCGGATCCTGCCCGGCACCGAGATCATCATCGGCGCCACCGAGGAGGAGGCCCAGGAGAAGAAGCGCTGGATCCGGCTCCAGCAGGTCACACCCGCCACGGCGCTGGGGATCGCCGGACTGCTGTGGGGCATCGACCTGTCCGACCGCGACGCCGACGGCCCGCTGCCCAACGAGGATCCGGTCGTCACCGAGAACGACGGCTCCTTCGGCGCCCGGCGCATCACCGACCCGCGCGCGGTTGTGGCCGAATGGCGGGCGAAGGCGGAGGCGCACGGCTGGTCGCTGCGCGAGACCGTCATCGCGCTCGGCCCACAGCGCGGGCACGTCGGCACCCCGTCCGGCCTGGCCGACAAGTTCGCCCACTTCGTGCGGCACGGCGCGATCGACGGCTTCAACGTCACGCCCTACCTCATCCCAGACGGCCTCGACGACATCGTCGACCTGCTCGTCCCGGAGCTGCAGGACCGCGGGATCTACCGCACCGAGTACAGCGGCACCACCCTGCGCGAGCACCTCGGCCTGCGCGCACCCCTCACCCACAGGTCCGCACCGGACCGACGACAGGCGGGCTGA
- a CDS encoding LLM class F420-dependent oxidoreductase, which yields MTVGVALNASDAPNQVDATVQLAREAAEFGVTSAWFGQTFGADSPQLAGIVGREVPGLQVGTSAIPVFGRHPLLVSSQAQTAQAATHGRYHLGLALGTKLLTETGFGLPFERPIARLREFLTALRQLTKTGTADFHGELLTATTPIPARVPGAENGVPLLVAAMGPQALRASGELADGILPYLAGPRALADHIVPALNAAAEAAGRPAPRIVALVPGVVTDDVDAVRAKATQNLAFYEQIPSYARVIELSGGGRAADLAVIGDEKTVEAEVRRYRDAGATEVVFSGTEIAGEADRRRTWRLLGELAG from the coding sequence ATGACTGTTGGAGTAGCGCTCAACGCGTCCGACGCGCCGAACCAGGTCGACGCCACCGTCCAACTGGCCCGGGAAGCCGCCGAGTTCGGTGTCACGTCGGCCTGGTTCGGGCAGACCTTCGGCGCGGACTCACCCCAGCTCGCGGGGATCGTCGGGCGCGAGGTGCCCGGACTGCAGGTCGGCACCTCCGCTATCCCCGTCTTCGGTCGACACCCGCTGCTCGTCTCCAGCCAGGCCCAGACCGCCCAGGCCGCGACCCACGGCCGCTATCACCTCGGTCTGGCTCTGGGCACGAAACTGCTGACGGAGACGGGCTTCGGCCTGCCTTTCGAACGACCCATCGCCCGGCTGCGCGAATTCCTCACCGCCCTGCGGCAGTTGACCAAGACCGGTACGGCCGACTTCCACGGCGAGCTGCTCACCGCCACCACACCGATCCCGGCGCGGGTACCAGGTGCCGAGAACGGCGTCCCCCTGCTCGTCGCCGCGATGGGGCCGCAGGCTCTGCGGGCCAGCGGCGAGCTTGCCGACGGAATCCTGCCCTATCTGGCAGGACCGCGCGCCCTGGCGGACCACATCGTGCCCGCCCTGAACGCCGCGGCCGAGGCCGCAGGCCGCCCCGCGCCCAGGATCGTGGCCCTGGTGCCCGGCGTGGTCACGGACGATGTCGACGCGGTGCGGGCCAAGGCCACCCAGAACCTCGCCTTCTACGAACAGATCCCCTCCTACGCGCGAGTCATCGAACTCTCCGGCGGCGGGCGGGCCGCCGACCTGGCCGTGATCGGCGACGAGAAGACGGTCGAGGCCGAGGTACGCCGTTACCGCGACGCCGGCGCCACCGAGGTCGTGTTCTCGGGCACCGAGATCGCGGGAGAAGCCGATCGCCGACGCACCTGGCGACTCCTCGGCGAACTGGCCGGCTGA
- a CDS encoding DUF1684 domain-containing protein — MTTEAATTDLHAFTETWLEWYRAQEARLAAPHGFLAITGLHWLDDRPQRFPDAPGAWRTGPEGVVVDLDDAEELVVDGAPVRGEHRFGVLPERGGVDALWGDAVIEVARRGGQDIVRPRHPDAPLRTAFTGTPAYAPDPRWAVTGRYIPFDTPRPTTVGAAVEGLEHVYDAPGRVEFELDGRPLSLTVFPGHGAGRLMVLFTDETSGVTTYAANRALALDPPAADGTVVLDFNRATNLPCAYTDLATCPLPPAENRLPVAIEAGQKIPRERGGS; from the coding sequence ATGACCACCGAGGCCGCCACCACGGACCTCCACGCCTTCACCGAGACCTGGCTGGAGTGGTACCGAGCCCAGGAGGCCCGGCTCGCCGCCCCTCACGGGTTCCTGGCGATCACCGGCCTGCACTGGCTCGACGACCGACCCCAGCGCTTCCCGGACGCGCCCGGCGCGTGGCGCACCGGCCCCGAAGGCGTCGTCGTAGACCTCGACGACGCCGAGGAATTGGTCGTCGACGGGGCGCCGGTGCGCGGCGAGCACCGCTTCGGCGTGCTTCCCGAGCGCGGCGGCGTCGACGCCCTCTGGGGAGACGCCGTCATCGAGGTCGCCAGGCGCGGCGGCCAGGACATCGTGCGCCCCCGGCACCCGGACGCGCCGCTGCGCACGGCTTTCACCGGAACGCCTGCCTACGCCCCCGACCCGCGCTGGGCCGTGACGGGCCGCTACATCCCCTTCGACACTCCGCGGCCGACCACCGTGGGCGCTGCGGTCGAGGGCCTTGAGCATGTCTACGACGCCCCGGGCAGAGTCGAGTTCGAACTCGACGGGCGCCCGCTGTCGCTGACCGTGTTCCCCGGCCACGGTGCGGGACGGCTGATGGTGCTGTTCACCGACGAGACCTCCGGGGTCACCACCTACGCCGCCAACCGGGCCCTGGCCCTCGATCCGCCCGCCGCCGACGGTACGGTCGTCCTGGACTTCAACCGTGCCACCAACCTGCCGTGCGCCTACACGGACCTGGCCACCTGCCCGCTGCCCCCAGCCGAGAACCGGCTGCCGGTGGCGATCGAAGCCGGCCAGAAGATCCCCCGCGAGCGCGGCGGCTCCTGA
- a CDS encoding putative leader peptide: MRHGGDLSARFAGTTVFSRLSRRRHIDLKRSTSCLCQA; the protein is encoded by the coding sequence ATGCGGCACGGTGGTGACCTCAGCGCCCGCTTCGCCGGCACCACCGTGTTCTCCCGGCTCTCGCGCCGGCGTCACATCGACCTCAAGCGCTCGACGAGCTGTCTCTGTCAGGCCTGA
- a CDS encoding LLM class flavin-dependent oxidoreductase: protein MSTPTITSLALLTPGNFADDDPYIGLEETLQLFEYGERLGYDGAWIRQRHLEHGVGSAAVFLAAAGQRTERIELGTAVIPIGYESPFRLAEDLALADVLSRGRLQVGFSTGMPHAELLGDLVYDGDWRGFDLSYGRIARLVDNLRGDYLGGPDTVIHSPGNIQRPRLQPHNPGLVERVWYGGGSVRSVRWAAENGLNLLSGNIVSGENTDDFTTAQLNLLSEYRRGLGDDRPTARLALGRVIVPFDSADAATRARYRDYAASRHERTLKPQTLAPLGPKRFLFAPDVVGTAEQILEQLAADPVLTQVSELRLELPYEFHREEYEQILHDVRHLIAPELGWRSASPTVHKAGR from the coding sequence ATGAGCACACCCACCATCACCTCACTAGCCCTTCTCACCCCGGGCAACTTCGCCGACGACGACCCGTACATCGGCCTGGAGGAGACACTCCAGCTCTTCGAGTACGGCGAACGGCTCGGCTACGACGGCGCCTGGATCCGCCAGCGCCACCTCGAACACGGCGTCGGCTCAGCTGCCGTATTCCTCGCCGCGGCCGGACAGCGCACCGAGCGGATCGAGCTGGGCACCGCGGTCATCCCGATCGGCTACGAGAGCCCCTTCCGCCTGGCCGAAGACCTGGCGCTTGCCGATGTCCTGTCCCGCGGCCGCCTCCAGGTCGGCTTCAGCACCGGCATGCCACACGCCGAACTGCTCGGCGACCTGGTGTACGACGGCGACTGGCGAGGCTTCGACCTGTCGTACGGCAGGATCGCCCGCCTCGTCGACAACCTGCGCGGCGACTATCTCGGCGGCCCGGACACGGTGATCCACTCGCCGGGCAACATCCAGCGGCCGCGGCTGCAGCCGCACAACCCGGGTCTGGTGGAGCGGGTCTGGTACGGCGGAGGCAGCGTGCGCTCGGTCCGCTGGGCCGCCGAGAACGGTCTCAACCTGCTCTCCGGCAACATCGTCTCCGGCGAGAACACCGACGACTTCACCACCGCCCAGCTGAACCTGCTCTCCGAGTACCGGCGCGGCCTGGGCGACGACCGGCCGACGGCGCGCCTAGCGCTCGGACGGGTGATCGTGCCGTTCGACAGCGCCGACGCGGCCACCCGGGCCCGTTACCGGGACTACGCGGCCAGTCGGCACGAGCGCACCCTGAAACCGCAGACCCTGGCGCCACTGGGCCCGAAGCGGTTCCTGTTCGCCCCGGACGTGGTCGGCACCGCGGAACAGATCCTGGAACAGCTGGCGGCCGATCCCGTCCTCACGCAGGTGTCCGAGCTGCGCTTGGAGCTGCCCTACGAGTTCCATCGCGAGGAGTACGAACAGATCCTGCACGACGTACGCCACCTGATCGCACCGGAGTTGGGCTGGCGCTCCGCTTCCCCGACGGTTCACAAGGCGGGCCGGTGA
- a CDS encoding FadR/GntR family transcriptional regulator, protein MSLTDKAIEHIRELIRSGALPPGSKLPPEADLAAQLGLSRNLAREAVKALAVARVLDVRRGDGTYVTSLEPSLLFEGLVGAVELLQSDSAALLDLMEVRRLLEPAATALAATRISDEQLAEVKQHLDAMREARDDVEQLNAHDAAFHRAVISATGNSSLLTLLEGISGRMLRARIWRGLVDDQAAGRTLGEHESIFTALAARDAFMSQAAALLHVNNTEQWLRKHLRSSESPVTGSAGRRRGAPAKARHREE, encoded by the coding sequence GTGTCTTTGACCGACAAGGCCATCGAACACATCCGTGAGCTGATCCGCAGCGGTGCGCTGCCTCCGGGTTCGAAGCTGCCACCGGAGGCGGACCTCGCCGCCCAGCTGGGTCTGTCCCGCAACCTCGCCCGCGAGGCCGTCAAGGCACTGGCCGTCGCACGCGTGCTGGACGTCCGGCGAGGCGACGGAACGTACGTGACCAGTCTGGAGCCCAGCCTGCTGTTCGAGGGCCTCGTCGGAGCCGTGGAACTCCTCCAGAGCGACTCGGCCGCGCTGCTGGACTTGATGGAGGTCCGCAGGCTGCTGGAGCCGGCGGCGACCGCGCTGGCCGCCACCCGGATCTCCGACGAGCAGCTTGCCGAGGTCAAGCAACACCTGGACGCCATGCGCGAGGCCCGCGACGACGTCGAGCAGCTCAACGCCCACGACGCGGCCTTCCACCGGGCCGTGATCTCCGCGACGGGCAACAGCTCGCTGCTCACGCTCCTGGAAGGCATATCGGGCCGTATGCTGCGTGCCCGGATCTGGCGCGGGCTGGTCGACGATCAGGCCGCGGGCCGCACGCTCGGCGAACACGAGTCGATCTTCACCGCCCTCGCGGCCCGCGACGCCTTCATGAGCCAGGCAGCCGCCCTCCTGCACGTCAACAACACAGAGCAGTGGCTGCGGAAACACCTGCGCTCCTCGGAGTCACCCGTCACCGGCTCAGCGGGACGTCGACGGGGTGCTCCGGCGAAGGCCCGTCATCGCGAGGAGTGA
- a CDS encoding LacI family DNA-binding transcriptional regulator: protein MTRAATLAEIAREAGVSTPTVSKVLNGRPDVASSTRERVEELLHQYGYQRRRGNSAPSSPLLELVFHELESAWAMEVIRGVENVVREEGMSVVLSESSGQLSLGQPWLDGVLARRPTGVLLVLSGLDKAQQAQLTSRDIPFVVMDPAGDPGQGMPAVGTTNWNGGLAATRHLLDLGHRRIGMVAGPRRMMCSRARIDGYRAALETTGVAFDPALIREGDFHHETGYREGLELLRRKDRPTAIFTGNDLQALGLYEAARELGLRIPEDLSVVGFDDLPIARWVGPPLTTVRQPLTEMAEVAARMVIDLARGNPPSALRVDLATSLVERSSTARPPATERRRLRNFEST from the coding sequence GTGACCAGAGCGGCGACACTCGCCGAAATCGCGCGCGAGGCGGGAGTGTCCACACCGACTGTTTCGAAAGTCCTCAACGGCCGCCCGGACGTCGCCTCCTCCACCCGGGAGCGGGTGGAGGAACTGCTGCACCAGTACGGCTACCAGCGGCGCCGCGGCAACAGCGCCCCGTCCAGCCCATTGCTGGAGCTGGTGTTCCACGAGCTGGAGAGTGCCTGGGCGATGGAAGTCATCCGCGGGGTCGAGAACGTCGTCCGCGAGGAGGGAATGAGCGTCGTCCTGTCGGAGTCTTCGGGCCAGCTCAGCCTTGGGCAGCCCTGGCTGGACGGGGTGCTCGCCCGCCGCCCCACGGGCGTGCTCCTGGTGCTGTCCGGGCTCGACAAGGCCCAGCAAGCGCAACTGACCAGTCGTGACATCCCGTTCGTGGTGATGGACCCGGCAGGGGATCCCGGTCAGGGCATGCCGGCGGTCGGGACGACCAACTGGAACGGCGGCCTCGCCGCCACCCGCCACCTGCTCGACCTGGGCCACCGGCGCATCGGCATGGTCGCCGGACCACGGCGGATGATGTGCAGCCGCGCCCGGATCGACGGCTATCGGGCCGCGCTGGAGACGACCGGCGTCGCCTTCGATCCCGCACTGATCCGCGAGGGCGACTTCCACCACGAAACCGGCTACCGGGAGGGCCTGGAGCTGCTGCGCCGCAAGGACCGGCCCACAGCGATCTTCACCGGCAACGACCTGCAGGCGCTCGGCCTCTACGAGGCCGCACGGGAGCTGGGCCTACGAATCCCGGAGGATCTCAGCGTGGTCGGCTTCGACGACCTGCCCATCGCCCGCTGGGTCGGCCCACCCCTGACCACCGTCCGCCAGCCGCTGACCGAGATGGCCGAAGTCGCCGCGCGCATGGTGATCGACCTCGCCCGCGGCAACCCACCGTCCGCGCTGCGTGTGGACCTGGCCACCAGCCTGGTCGAGCGCAGCAGCACAGCCCGGCCCCCCGCCACTGAGCGTCGGCGCCTTCGAAATTTCGAAAGCACGTGA
- a CDS encoding ABC transporter substrate-binding protein — protein MTVHNSATRNRFAAVAAATALVLGLTAACGSSGGSNSGTIHVLVYGDAANKVEKQIVDTFNKTSKVKAVLDTIPGADYQQKLNTIINTPQAPDVFFNWGGGSIAPFAKKNLLLPLDDMIAKDPGLKSNFLPSVFNTAVVDGKSYGVPMRGTQPVLLFNNKKVLASAGLSVPRTWDDLINDVKVLKAKGLTPIALGGGDQWPSLMWFEYVFDRVAGPGLFQKALAGDKSAWAGPDSQKALGMLKQLIDAGAFGNHFDSVKFTDGGSPALLAKGKAAFELMGSWEYSTQQSNNPDFAKNDLGYSAFPTVSGGKGDPKDVVGNTNNFYSVVKKTRHPDAVAAFLKLMYSDEFVKAQLGIGNLPTTTNTANFLSTSASPDYSQFQFDLVKAAPSFQLSWDQAYPPAAATPLHTAVQKFFDGKSDANGFIQAMQSLSNS, from the coding sequence GTGACCGTTCACAACAGTGCAACCCGGAACAGATTCGCCGCGGTAGCGGCAGCGACCGCGCTGGTGCTCGGTCTGACCGCCGCGTGCGGGTCCAGCGGCGGCTCCAACTCCGGGACGATCCACGTCCTCGTCTACGGGGACGCCGCGAACAAGGTCGAGAAGCAGATCGTCGACACGTTCAACAAGACCTCGAAGGTCAAGGCGGTGCTGGACACCATCCCGGGCGCCGACTACCAGCAGAAGCTCAACACGATCATCAACACCCCGCAGGCCCCGGACGTCTTCTTCAACTGGGGCGGCGGCAGCATCGCGCCCTTCGCCAAGAAGAACCTCCTGCTCCCCCTGGACGACATGATCGCCAAGGACCCGGGGCTCAAGTCCAACTTCCTCCCCTCGGTGTTCAACACCGCGGTGGTCGACGGCAAGTCCTACGGTGTCCCGATGCGGGGAACGCAGCCCGTGCTGCTCTTCAACAACAAGAAGGTCCTGGCGAGCGCCGGCCTGAGCGTTCCGCGGACCTGGGACGACCTGATCAACGACGTCAAGGTGCTCAAGGCCAAGGGCCTGACTCCGATCGCGCTCGGCGGCGGCGACCAGTGGCCCAGTCTCATGTGGTTCGAGTACGTCTTCGACCGGGTCGCCGGACCGGGCCTGTTCCAGAAGGCGCTCGCAGGTGACAAGAGCGCGTGGGCCGGCCCGGACAGCCAGAAGGCTCTGGGCATGCTGAAGCAGCTGATCGACGCCGGCGCATTCGGGAACCACTTCGACTCGGTGAAGTTCACCGACGGCGGGTCCCCGGCGCTGCTGGCCAAGGGCAAGGCCGCCTTCGAGCTGATGGGCTCCTGGGAGTACTCCACCCAGCAGTCCAACAACCCCGACTTCGCCAAGAACGACCTCGGCTACAGCGCCTTCCCGACAGTCAGCGGCGGCAAGGGCGACCCGAAGGACGTCGTCGGCAACACCAACAACTTCTATTCCGTCGTGAAGAAGACCCGGCACCCCGATGCCGTGGCGGCCTTCCTCAAGCTCATGTACTCCGACGAGTTCGTGAAGGCACAGCTCGGCATAGGCAACCTGCCGACCACCACCAACACGGCCAACTTCCTGTCCACCTCGGCCAGCCCGGACTACTCGCAGTTCCAGTTCGACCTGGTCAAGGCGGCACCGTCGTTCCAGCTGTCCTGGGACCAGGCCTACCCGCCGGCGGCGGCCACGCCGCTCCACACGGCCGTTCAGAAGTTCTTCGACGGCAAGAGCGACGCCAACGGCTTCATCCAGGCGATGCAGTCGCTGTCCAATTCCTGA
- a CDS encoding carbohydrate ABC transporter permease translates to MSSLSLAAVSGRRFKARPAGVGVTRPGFAWAIPATLFFLLFAILPLVLVAVLSFTSWDGVTAPHFNGLANWTKLIHDPVMTQSVWLTLVLTVLGIVTQTPISILLGVWAAGPQRNRAVLSAIFFVPLLLSATAVSVLWRALLDPNFGIPGQLPSLFGNGNLLGSQSGSIAVLTFVGMWQFTPLHALLYQGGARAVPQVLYQAAAIDGAGTVRQFFHITLPQLRNTMITSMILMVVGGLTTFDTVLILTQGGPGTDTTVSAYYMYEQGFKEYDFGAGSAIALVLVVVATLISLAVVRLSGYDKMRSTAEGI, encoded by the coding sequence ATGAGTTCACTTTCTCTCGCAGCCGTGTCCGGCCGCCGCTTCAAGGCACGCCCGGCCGGCGTCGGGGTGACCCGCCCGGGCTTCGCCTGGGCGATACCCGCGACCCTCTTCTTCCTGCTGTTCGCGATCCTCCCGCTGGTGCTGGTCGCGGTGCTGTCCTTCACCAGCTGGGACGGCGTCACCGCGCCGCACTTCAACGGCCTTGCGAACTGGACCAAGCTGATCCACGACCCGGTGATGACCCAGAGCGTCTGGCTCACCCTCGTGCTCACCGTGCTCGGGATCGTGACGCAGACGCCCATCAGCATCCTGCTGGGCGTCTGGGCGGCCGGACCCCAGCGCAACCGGGCCGTGCTGTCCGCGATCTTCTTCGTCCCCCTGCTGCTCTCGGCGACCGCGGTTTCAGTCCTGTGGCGCGCCCTGCTCGACCCCAACTTCGGCATCCCGGGCCAGCTTCCCTCCCTGTTCGGCAACGGCAACCTGCTCGGCAGCCAGTCCGGTTCGATCGCGGTGCTGACCTTCGTCGGAATGTGGCAGTTCACCCCCCTGCACGCACTGCTCTACCAGGGCGGCGCCCGCGCGGTTCCGCAGGTGCTCTACCAGGCCGCGGCGATCGACGGGGCCGGCACCGTGCGGCAGTTCTTCCACATCACCCTGCCGCAACTGCGCAACACCATGATCACCTCGATGATCCTCATGGTCGTCGGCGGGCTCACCACCTTCGACACGGTCCTGATCCTCACCCAGGGCGGCCCCGGCACGGACACCACGGTCAGCGCCTACTACATGTACGAGCAAGGCTTCAAGGAATACGACTTCGGCGCCGGCTCGGCCATCGCACTGGTCCTGGTCGTGGTCGCCACCCTCATCTCCCTGGCCGTGGTCCGGCTCTCCGGCTACGACAAGATGCGCAGCACGGCGGAGGGGATCTGA